In Streptomyces nojiriensis, one genomic interval encodes:
- a CDS encoding lysophospholipid acyltransferase family protein, producing the protein MSRRRIGFWYRLAAVIAKPPLVVLFKRDWRGMEHIPAEGGFITAVNHNSYLDPLSYAHFQYNTGRVPRLLAKAALFKVPVVGSILRGSGQIPVYRESTNALDAFRAAVDAIERGECVAFYPEGTLTRDPDMWPMAGKTGAARVALITRAPVIPVAQWGANLAMPPYAKENKVRLLPRKTLQVLAGPPVDLSAFYDREPTPEVLREVTEVIMAAITALLEEVRGETAPEQPYDHRNARAEQRRKAAGEGNK; encoded by the coding sequence GTGTCCCGCCGCAGAATCGGCTTCTGGTACCGCCTGGCGGCGGTCATCGCAAAACCGCCGCTGGTAGTGCTCTTCAAGCGGGACTGGCGGGGAATGGAGCACATTCCGGCCGAGGGCGGATTTATCACCGCCGTCAATCACAACTCGTATCTGGACCCGCTCTCGTACGCGCACTTCCAGTACAACACCGGCCGGGTGCCCCGATTGCTCGCCAAGGCCGCCCTCTTCAAAGTCCCTGTCGTGGGGTCCATCCTGCGCGGCAGCGGACAGATCCCCGTCTACCGGGAGTCCACCAACGCCCTGGACGCGTTCCGGGCCGCCGTGGACGCCATCGAGCGGGGCGAATGCGTGGCCTTCTACCCGGAGGGCACCCTCACCCGCGACCCCGACATGTGGCCGATGGCCGGCAAGACCGGCGCCGCCCGCGTGGCGCTGATCACCAGGGCGCCCGTCATCCCCGTGGCCCAGTGGGGCGCGAACCTCGCGATGCCGCCCTACGCCAAGGAGAACAAGGTCCGGCTCCTCCCGCGCAAGACCCTCCAGGTGCTCGCCGGACCGCCGGTGGACCTCTCCGCCTTCTACGACCGGGAACCCACCCCGGAGGTCCTCCGGGAGGTCACCGAGGTCATCATGGCCGCCATCACCGCGCTGCTGGAGGAGGTGCGCGGCGAGACCGCGCCCGAGCAGCCGTACGACCATCGCAACGCCAGGGCGGAACAGCGGCGCAAGGCCGCAGGGGAGGGCAACAAGTGA
- a CDS encoding NAD(P)H-dependent glycerol-3-phosphate dehydrogenase, which yields MTRPVKATVFGTGSWGTAFAIVLADAGCEVTLWGRRQEVVDAINTGRTNPDYFPGVELPANLRATTDPAEAAAGADFTVLAVPSQTLRENLAAWTPLLAPDTVLVSLMKGIELGTAKRMSEVIEEVAKVPAERIAVVTGPNLAAEIAARQPAASVVACVDESVAQRLQAACHTAYFRPYTSTDVTGCELGGAVKNVIGLAVGIADGMGLGDNTKGSLITRGLAEATRLGVAMGADPLTFSGLAGLGDLVATCSSPLSRNHTFGTNLGRGMTLEETIAVTKQTAEGVKSCQSVADLARRHGVDMPITDTVVDIVHHGKPTLVALKDLMGRSAKPERR from the coding sequence GTGACACGTCCCGTGAAGGCGACCGTCTTCGGAACAGGCTCCTGGGGCACGGCCTTCGCCATCGTCCTCGCCGACGCCGGCTGCGAGGTGACGCTGTGGGGCCGCCGCCAGGAGGTGGTCGACGCCATCAACACCGGCCGGACCAACCCGGACTACTTCCCCGGCGTCGAACTGCCCGCGAACCTGCGGGCCACCACCGACCCGGCCGAGGCCGCGGCCGGCGCGGACTTCACCGTCCTCGCCGTCCCGTCCCAGACCCTGCGCGAGAACCTCGCCGCGTGGACGCCCCTGCTGGCCCCCGACACCGTGCTCGTCTCCCTGATGAAGGGCATCGAACTCGGCACCGCCAAGCGGATGAGCGAGGTCATCGAGGAGGTGGCCAAGGTCCCCGCCGAGCGCATCGCCGTGGTCACCGGCCCCAACCTGGCCGCCGAGATCGCCGCCCGCCAGCCCGCCGCCTCCGTCGTCGCCTGCGTCGACGAGAGCGTGGCCCAGCGCCTCCAGGCCGCCTGCCACACCGCGTACTTCCGCCCGTACACGAGCACCGACGTCACCGGCTGCGAGCTCGGCGGCGCCGTCAAGAACGTCATCGGCCTCGCCGTCGGCATCGCGGACGGCATGGGCCTGGGCGACAACACCAAGGGCTCGCTCATCACCCGCGGACTCGCCGAAGCGACCCGCCTCGGCGTGGCGATGGGCGCCGACCCGCTCACCTTCTCCGGCCTCGCGGGCCTCGGCGACCTGGTCGCCACCTGCTCCTCGCCGCTCTCCCGGAACCACACCTTCGGCACCAACCTCGGCCGCGGGATGACCCTGGAGGAGACCATCGCGGTCACCAAGCAGACCGCCGAGGGCGTCAAGTCCTGCCAGTCGGTGGCGGATCTGGCCCGCCGCCACGGGGTGGACATGCCGATCACCGACACGGTGGTGGACATCGTCCACCACGGCAAGCCGACCCTGGTCGCGCTCAAGGACCTGATGGGCCGCAGCGCCAAACCGGAACGTCGCTAG
- a CDS encoding D-alanine--D-alanine ligase family protein, translating into MSSENLPQTPEQQGRKPRVAVVFGGRSSEHAISVVTAGAVMRSIDRSKYEVLPIGITSDGRWALTADEPERMAIADRKLPSVEELAESEDGAVVLSVDPASRQVVYTEPGAVPKALGEVDVVFPVLHGPYGEDGTLQGLLELSGIPYVGSGVLASAVGQDKDYMKRVFTSFGLRVGPYVTIRPREWEADRDAATGKILDFAAEHGWPLFIKPARAGSSIGITKVDDASGLDAAVKEARRHDPKIIVEALLRGREIECGVLEFEDGPRASVPAEIPPVSSHDFYDFEAKYIDSASGIVPAPLTPEQTAEVQRLAIEAFEAASCEGLVRADFFLTEDGTFVINEINTMPGFTPISMYPLMWQKTGIEYPELVDSLIQAALRRSTGLR; encoded by the coding sequence ATGAGCAGCGAGAACCTCCCCCAGACCCCTGAGCAGCAGGGCCGCAAGCCCCGCGTGGCCGTCGTGTTCGGCGGCCGCAGCTCGGAACACGCCATCTCGGTCGTCACGGCGGGCGCCGTGATGCGCTCCATCGACCGCTCCAAGTACGAGGTGCTGCCCATCGGCATCACCTCGGACGGCCGATGGGCGCTGACCGCCGACGAGCCCGAGCGGATGGCCATCGCCGACCGCAAGCTCCCGAGTGTCGAGGAGCTCGCGGAGTCCGAGGACGGCGCCGTCGTGCTCTCGGTCGACCCCGCCAGCCGCCAGGTCGTCTACACCGAACCGGGCGCCGTCCCCAAGGCCCTGGGCGAGGTCGACGTCGTCTTCCCCGTACTGCACGGCCCGTACGGCGAGGACGGCACGCTCCAGGGCCTCCTGGAGCTCTCCGGCATCCCGTACGTCGGCTCCGGTGTCCTCGCCTCGGCCGTCGGCCAGGACAAGGACTACATGAAGCGGGTGTTCACCTCCTTCGGGCTGCGCGTCGGCCCGTACGTGACCATCCGCCCCCGCGAGTGGGAAGCCGACCGGGACGCCGCCACGGGCAAGATCCTGGACTTCGCCGCCGAGCACGGCTGGCCGCTGTTCATCAAGCCCGCCCGGGCCGGCTCCTCCATCGGCATCACCAAGGTCGACGACGCCTCCGGCCTGGACGCCGCGGTCAAGGAGGCCCGGCGCCACGACCCGAAGATCATCGTGGAGGCGCTGCTGCGCGGCCGCGAGATCGAGTGCGGGGTCCTGGAGTTCGAGGACGGGCCGCGCGCGAGCGTCCCCGCCGAGATCCCGCCGGTGTCCAGCCACGACTTCTACGACTTCGAGGCGAAGTACATCGACTCCGCCTCCGGGATCGTGCCCGCCCCGCTCACCCCGGAGCAGACCGCCGAGGTGCAGCGGCTCGCGATCGAGGCCTTCGAGGCCGCGTCCTGCGAGGGCCTGGTGCGCGCCGACTTCTTCCTCACCGAGGACGGCACCTTCGTCATCAACGAGATCAACACGATGCCGGGCTTCACGCCGATCTCCATGTACCCGCTGATGTGGCAGAAGACGGGCATCGAGTACCCGGAGCTGGTGGACAGCCTGATCCAGGCGGCCCTGCGCCGCTCCACCGGCCTGCGCTGA
- a CDS encoding DUF3515 domain-containing protein — MSLHHRPLRVRALSALPASMAVLAAAACTPGGSDEARVDPPPTPPAAVAGLCAALHKELPETVAGLARTRTEPESDLTAAWGGSAIVLRCGIPKPPKMLDPKQEGVHVNGVAWLLEKLDDGSGGGFRFTTGLRLAYTEVRVDKEHATDAGMLVGLSTAITATVPEGIASY, encoded by the coding sequence ATGTCCCTCCACCACCGGCCCCTGCGTGTCCGCGCCCTGTCCGCCCTGCCCGCCTCGATGGCCGTCCTGGCCGCCGCGGCGTGCACTCCGGGCGGATCCGACGAAGCCCGGGTGGACCCACCGCCCACGCCGCCCGCCGCCGTCGCGGGACTCTGTGCGGCACTGCACAAAGAGCTCCCGGAGACGGTGGCCGGCCTGGCGCGGACCAGAACCGAACCGGAGTCCGATCTGACCGCCGCGTGGGGCGGTTCGGCGATCGTACTGCGGTGCGGTATCCCCAAGCCCCCCAAGATGCTCGATCCGAAGCAGGAGGGCGTCCACGTGAACGGAGTGGCCTGGCTGCTGGAGAAGCTCGACGACGGTTCGGGCGGGGGGTTCCGGTTCACCACCGGGCTGCGGCTCGCCTACACCGAGGTCCGGGTCGACAAGGAGCATGCCACGGATGCGGGCATGCTGGTCGGCCTGTCCACGGCGATCACCGCGACCGTGCCCGAGGGCATCGCCTCCTACTGA
- a CDS encoding Lrp/AsnC family transcriptional regulator: MVQAYILIQTEVGKASFVAESIGQIPGVIQAEDVTGPYDVIVRAQADTVDDLGRMVVAKVQQVEGITRTLTCPVVHL; this comes from the coding sequence GTGGTACAGGCGTACATCCTTATCCAGACCGAAGTGGGCAAGGCGTCGTTCGTCGCCGAGTCCATCGGCCAGATCCCGGGGGTGATCCAGGCCGAAGACGTGACGGGCCCGTACGACGTGATCGTGCGCGCCCAGGCCGACACCGTGGACGACCTCGGCCGTATGGTCGTCGCCAAGGTCCAGCAGGTGGAGGGGATCACCCGCACCTTGACCTGCCCGGTGGTCCATCTGTAG
- a CDS encoding thiamine-phosphate kinase encodes MKGTVGELGEFGLIRELTSRLTTTPAVRLGPGDDAAVVSAPDRRVVASTDILLEGRHFRRDWSTAYDVGRKAAAQNLADIAAMGAVPTALLLGLVVPAELPVTWPTELMDGIRDECQVAGAAVVGGDVVRGDVITVAITALGDLRNHEPVLRSGAQPGDVVAVTGWLGWSAAGFAVLSRGFRSPRAFVEAHRRPEPPYHAGPAAAGLGATAMTDVSDGLIADLGHIAEASKVRIDLRSAAVDIPTQMHDIGQAVGVDPLQWVLTGGEDHAIVATFPPDVKLPARWKVIGEVLNRSALPQVTVDGAPWTSTGGWDHFGADPAAQDGAP; translated from the coding sequence ATGAAGGGCACTGTCGGCGAGCTGGGGGAGTTCGGGCTGATCAGGGAGCTCACCTCACGGCTCACCACCACCCCGGCGGTCCGGCTCGGACCGGGCGACGACGCCGCGGTGGTGTCCGCCCCCGACCGGCGGGTCGTGGCGAGCACCGACATCCTGCTGGAGGGCCGGCACTTCCGGCGTGACTGGTCCACGGCCTACGACGTCGGCCGCAAGGCCGCCGCGCAGAACCTCGCCGACATCGCCGCCATGGGCGCGGTGCCGACCGCGCTGCTGCTCGGCCTCGTCGTCCCCGCCGAACTGCCGGTCACCTGGCCCACCGAGCTGATGGACGGGATCCGCGACGAGTGCCAGGTCGCCGGCGCGGCCGTGGTCGGCGGGGACGTCGTCCGCGGGGACGTCATCACCGTCGCCATCACCGCCCTCGGCGACCTGCGCAACCACGAGCCCGTCCTGCGCTCCGGCGCCCAGCCCGGCGACGTCGTCGCCGTCACCGGCTGGCTCGGCTGGTCCGCGGCCGGCTTCGCCGTGCTCTCGCGCGGCTTCCGCTCCCCGCGGGCCTTCGTCGAGGCGCACCGGCGCCCCGAGCCGCCGTACCACGCGGGCCCCGCGGCCGCCGGACTCGGCGCCACCGCGATGACCGACGTCAGCGACGGCCTGATCGCCGACCTCGGGCACATCGCCGAGGCCAGCAAGGTACGGATCGACCTGCGCTCGGCGGCCGTCGACATCCCGACCCAGATGCACGACATCGGGCAGGCCGTCGGCGTGGACCCGCTGCAGTGGGTGCTCACCGGGGGAGAGGACCACGCGATCGTGGCGACCTTCCCGCCCGACGTGAAGCTCCCCGCCCGCTGGAAGGTCATCGGCGAGGTGCTCAACCGCTCCGCGCTGCCCCAGGTGACCGTCGACGGCGCACCCTGGACCAGCACCGGCGGCTGGGACCACTTCGGGGCCGACCCGGCCGCCCAGGACGGCGCGCCGTGA
- the thiD gene encoding bifunctional hydroxymethylpyrimidine kinase/phosphomethylpyrimidine kinase encodes MSTAPPLCLTVAGSDSGGGAGIQADLKTMLALGVHGMSVVTAVTAQNSLGVRGVWELPAEAVTAQYRAVVDDIGVQAVKTGMLSSAVLVETVAALLADTRAPAVVDPVGVSKHGDALLAASALDAVRKELLPRATVATPNLDEVAQLTGVVVETEDDMRRAADAILGHGPRWALIKGGHLAAHGHEAVDLLSDGTEERWLRAPRHDNRHTHGTGCTLASAIAAGLARGLTVPEAVTAAKEYVTGAIAAGFALGGGIGPVDHAWQWR; translated from the coding sequence GTGAGCACCGCCCCACCGCTGTGCCTGACCGTCGCCGGATCCGACTCCGGCGGCGGCGCGGGCATCCAGGCCGACCTCAAGACCATGCTGGCGCTCGGGGTGCACGGCATGAGCGTGGTGACCGCCGTGACGGCGCAGAACTCGCTCGGGGTACGCGGGGTCTGGGAGCTGCCCGCCGAGGCCGTCACGGCCCAGTACCGGGCCGTCGTGGACGACATCGGGGTCCAGGCCGTGAAGACCGGGATGCTCTCCTCCGCCGTCCTGGTGGAGACGGTGGCCGCGCTGCTCGCGGACACCCGGGCCCCGGCCGTCGTGGACCCCGTCGGGGTCTCCAAGCACGGGGACGCGCTGCTCGCCGCCTCGGCGCTGGACGCCGTACGCAAGGAGCTGCTGCCGCGCGCCACGGTGGCCACCCCCAACCTGGACGAGGTGGCCCAGCTCACGGGTGTGGTGGTGGAGACCGAGGACGACATGCGGCGGGCCGCCGACGCGATCCTCGGGCACGGGCCGCGGTGGGCGCTGATCAAGGGCGGGCACCTCGCGGCGCACGGCCACGAGGCGGTGGACCTGCTCAGCGACGGCACCGAGGAGCGGTGGCTGCGGGCGCCCCGGCACGACAACCGGCACACCCACGGCACCGGCTGCACCCTCGCCAGCGCGATCGCGGCGGGCCTGGCCAGGGGACTGACCGTCCCGGAGGCCGTCACGGCCGCCAAGGAGTACGTCACGGGCGCCATCGCCGCCGGCTTCGCGCTCGGCGGGGGCATCGGCCCGGTGGATCACGCCTGGCAGTGGCGCTGA
- the rpmB gene encoding 50S ribosomal protein L28 has product MAANCDVCAKGPSFGNNISHSHRRTSRRWNPNIQRVRAVVNGTPKRLNACTSCIKAGKVSR; this is encoded by the coding sequence GTGGCTGCCAACTGCGACGTTTGCGCCAAGGGGCCGAGCTTCGGCAACAACATCTCCCACTCGCACCGCCGCACCTCGCGTCGCTGGAACCCGAACATCCAGCGCGTCCGTGCCGTGGTCAATGGGACGCCGAAGCGCCTCAACGCCTGCACCTCGTGCATCAAGGCCGGCAAGGTCTCGCGCTGA
- a CDS encoding DAK2 domain-containing protein: MAHEPQPQPLDELDAAAVRTWSSLALAALGRAREDIDAINVYPVADADTGTNLYLTAESADRGLAEAFPGVTDGTAPTSLAEAVRAWAHGALVGARGNSGTILAQLLRGVADVLGDEPAARAQQAGQGPGGLLARALTRAAEEAYAAVAHPVEGTMLTVAGAAARAGEAAGAAAGTAAEVARAAYDGARAALAETPGQLAALGRAGVVDAGGCGLVVVFGALWQALSGQEPAAEPVRGRAVPVPQSPDPCAQAEDGPAYEVIYLLEASEAAVGELRERLDGLGDSLVVVGGDGLWNVHVHVDDPGAAVEAGVVAGRPYRIRITHFGDERRRARGERAQRAVVAVVPGEGLAGLCGEAGATTVLVRPGEPPAVAELLDAVRRAHAREVVLLPGGAELRAAAAAAAEQARAEGVRVAVIPTRSAVQGLAALAVHDPEGSFDEDVVAMTAAAGATRYGELAVAERQSFTSAGICQAGDVLGLIDGDVAVIGSGLAETAEAVLDRMLGSGGELVTLVLGPDVPDAVAERLEAYVQQGHLAVDTVTYRGGRYSAPLLVGVE, encoded by the coding sequence GTGGCGCACGAGCCTCAGCCGCAGCCCCTTGACGAGCTCGACGCCGCAGCGGTGCGCACCTGGAGCTCGCTGGCCCTGGCCGCACTGGGCCGGGCCCGCGAGGACATCGACGCGATCAACGTCTACCCGGTCGCCGACGCGGACACCGGCACCAACCTCTACCTCACGGCCGAATCGGCCGACCGCGGCCTCGCCGAGGCCTTCCCCGGGGTGACCGACGGCACAGCGCCGACCTCCCTGGCCGAGGCCGTACGGGCCTGGGCGCACGGAGCCCTGGTGGGAGCCCGCGGGAACTCCGGGACGATCCTGGCGCAGCTGCTGCGCGGAGTGGCCGACGTACTCGGCGACGAGCCCGCCGCGCGGGCGCAGCAGGCCGGACAGGGCCCCGGCGGGCTGCTGGCCCGCGCCCTGACCCGGGCCGCGGAGGAGGCGTACGCGGCCGTCGCGCACCCGGTGGAGGGCACCATGCTCACCGTCGCCGGCGCCGCCGCCCGGGCCGGCGAGGCCGCCGGAGCCGCCGCCGGGACCGCGGCCGAGGTGGCCCGCGCCGCCTACGACGGGGCCCGCGCCGCCCTCGCCGAGACCCCCGGGCAGCTCGCCGCGCTGGGCCGGGCCGGCGTGGTCGACGCCGGGGGCTGCGGGCTGGTGGTCGTCTTCGGCGCCCTGTGGCAGGCACTGTCCGGCCAGGAACCGGCCGCCGAACCGGTACGCGGCCGCGCGGTGCCCGTACCGCAGTCGCCGGACCCCTGCGCGCAGGCGGAGGACGGGCCCGCGTACGAGGTGATCTACCTGCTGGAGGCCTCCGAGGCGGCCGTCGGCGAACTGCGCGAACGCCTCGACGGACTCGGCGACTCACTGGTCGTGGTCGGCGGCGACGGCCTGTGGAACGTCCACGTCCACGTCGACGACCCCGGCGCGGCCGTGGAGGCCGGAGTCGTCGCCGGACGGCCCTACCGGATACGGATCACCCACTTCGGGGACGAGCGCCGCCGGGCGCGGGGCGAGCGCGCCCAGCGGGCCGTGGTCGCCGTCGTCCCCGGCGAAGGGCTGGCCGGGCTGTGCGGGGAGGCGGGAGCGACCACCGTGCTCGTCCGCCCCGGGGAGCCGCCGGCCGTCGCCGAACTGCTCGACGCCGTCCGCCGCGCGCACGCCCGCGAGGTGGTGCTGCTGCCGGGCGGCGCCGAACTGCGCGCCGCCGCGGCCGCGGCGGCCGAACAGGCCCGCGCCGAGGGCGTACGGGTGGCCGTGATCCCCACCCGCTCCGCGGTCCAGGGCCTGGCCGCCCTCGCCGTGCACGACCCGGAGGGCAGCTTCGACGAGGACGTGGTCGCCATGACGGCGGCGGCCGGCGCCACCCGGTACGGGGAACTGGCCGTCGCCGAACGGCAGTCCTTCACCTCGGCCGGCATCTGCCAGGCCGGCGACGTGCTCGGCCTCATCGACGGGGACGTCGCGGTGATCGGCTCCGGCCTGGCCGAGACCGCCGAGGCCGTCCTGGACCGGATGCTGGGCTCCGGCGGCGAACTCGTCACCCTGGTCCTGGGACCCGACGTACCGGACGCCGTCGCCGAGCGCCTGGAGGCCTACGTCCAGCAGGGCCACCTCGCCGTGGACACCGTCACCTACCGGGGCGGCCGGTACTCGGCGCCGCTCCTGGTCGGGGTGGAATAG
- the recG gene encoding ATP-dependent DNA helicase RecG, which translates to MEHVPALDEDLKKTLGPATAKVLAEQLGLHTALDLLHHYPRRYAERGELTSLAELADQIDEHVTVVAQVADARILTFNGGRGKRLEVTITDGSGRLQLVFFGAGVHKPHKDLLPGSRAMFAGKVSKFNHKLQLAHPAYEPLGGEASDRDAAAAFASQLIPIYPACAKLESWKIAKCVDAVLPSAQDAVDPLPPALREGRGLVPLTEALLKIHRPSTKADIEDARQRLKWDEAFVLQVALARRRHADSQLPAVPRRPVPGGLLDSFDAKLPFTLTQGQQTVSKEIFDDLATEHPMHRLLQGEVGSGKTLVALRAMLAVVDSGGQAAMLAPTEVLAQQHHRSITEMMGELAEGGMLGGSDRGTKVVLLTGSMGMPARRQALLDLVTGEAGIVIGTHALIEDKVQFHDLGLVVVDEQHRFGVEQRDALRSKGKQPPHLLVMTATPIPRTVAMTVFGDLETSVLDQLPAGRSPIATHVVPSKDKPHFLARAWERVREEVGKGHQAYVVCPRIGDGEDDPKKKSAEDDGDKRPPLAVVEIAEQLTRGPLAGLAVEVLHGRMDPADKDDVMRRFAAGEVKVLVATTVIEVGVNVPNSTVMVIMDADRFGVSQLHQLRGRVGRGSAPGLCLLVSEMHEASPARARLAAVAATLDGFELSRIDLEQRREGDVLGQAQSGVRSSLRMLAVIEDEEVIAQAREEATRVVAEDPALEHLPGLRTALDALLDTEREQYLEKG; encoded by the coding sequence ATGGAACACGTGCCCGCGCTCGACGAAGACCTCAAGAAGACGCTCGGCCCCGCCACCGCCAAGGTGCTGGCCGAGCAGCTCGGCCTGCACACGGCCCTGGACCTGCTCCACCACTACCCCCGGCGGTACGCCGAGCGCGGCGAGCTGACCTCGCTCGCCGAGCTCGCCGACCAGATCGACGAGCACGTGACCGTCGTCGCGCAGGTCGCCGACGCCCGGATCCTGACCTTCAACGGGGGGCGCGGCAAGCGGCTGGAGGTGACCATCACCGACGGCAGCGGCCGCCTCCAGCTGGTCTTCTTCGGCGCCGGCGTCCACAAGCCGCACAAGGACCTGCTGCCCGGCAGCCGCGCGATGTTCGCCGGCAAGGTCTCCAAGTTCAACCACAAGCTCCAGCTCGCCCACCCGGCCTACGAGCCGCTCGGCGGGGAGGCCTCCGACCGGGACGCCGCGGCCGCCTTCGCCAGTCAGCTCATCCCGATCTACCCGGCCTGCGCCAAGCTGGAGTCCTGGAAGATCGCCAAGTGCGTGGACGCGGTGCTGCCCAGCGCCCAGGACGCCGTGGACCCGCTGCCGCCCGCCCTGCGCGAGGGCCGCGGGCTGGTCCCGCTCACCGAGGCCCTGCTGAAGATCCACCGCCCGTCCACCAAGGCCGACATCGAGGACGCCCGGCAGCGCCTGAAGTGGGACGAGGCCTTCGTCCTCCAGGTCGCCCTGGCCCGCCGCCGGCACGCCGACTCCCAGCTCCCGGCCGTCCCGCGCCGCCCGGTCCCCGGCGGCCTGCTCGACTCCTTCGACGCGAAACTGCCCTTCACCCTCACCCAGGGCCAGCAGACCGTCTCGAAGGAGATCTTCGACGACCTGGCCACCGAACACCCCATGCACCGCCTCCTCCAGGGAGAGGTCGGCTCGGGCAAGACCCTGGTCGCGCTGCGGGCGATGCTCGCCGTCGTGGACAGCGGCGGGCAGGCGGCCATGCTCGCGCCCACCGAGGTGCTCGCCCAGCAGCACCACCGCTCCATCACCGAGATGATGGGCGAACTGGCCGAGGGGGGCATGCTCGGCGGCTCCGACCGGGGCACCAAGGTGGTGCTGCTCACCGGCTCCATGGGGATGCCCGCGCGCCGCCAGGCCCTGCTCGACCTGGTCACCGGGGAGGCCGGGATCGTGATCGGCACGCACGCGCTGATCGAGGACAAGGTGCAGTTCCACGACCTCGGCCTGGTCGTCGTGGACGAGCAGCACCGCTTCGGGGTGGAGCAGCGCGACGCGCTGCGGTCCAAGGGGAAGCAGCCCCCGCACCTGCTGGTGATGACGGCGACCCCGATCCCGCGCACGGTCGCCATGACCGTCTTCGGTGACCTGGAGACCTCCGTCCTGGACCAGCTGCCGGCCGGGCGCTCCCCGATCGCGACGCACGTGGTGCCCTCCAAGGACAAGCCGCACTTCCTCGCACGGGCCTGGGAACGGGTCCGAGAGGAGGTCGGGAAGGGGCACCAGGCGTATGTGGTCTGCCCCCGCATCGGGGACGGGGAGGACGATCCCAAGAAGAAGTCCGCCGAGGACGACGGCGACAAGAGGCCGCCGCTCGCGGTCGTGGAGATCGCCGAACAGCTCACGCGCGGACCGCTGGCGGGACTGGCCGTCGAGGTGCTGCACGGCCGGATGGACCCCGCCGACAAGGACGACGTCATGCGCCGGTTCGCCGCCGGCGAGGTCAAGGTGCTGGTCGCCACGACGGTCATCGAGGTCGGGGTGAACGTCCCCAACTCCACCGTCATGGTGATCATGGATGCGGACCGGTTCGGCGTCTCCCAGCTCCACCAGCTGCGCGGCCGCGTCGGCCGGGGCTCCGCACCCGGTCTGTGCCTGCTGGTCAGCGAGATGCACGAGGCCAGCCCCGCCCGGGCCCGGCTGGCCGCCGTCGCCGCCACCCTCGACGGCTTCGAGCTCTCCCGGATCGACCTGGAGCAGCGCCGTGAGGGCGATGTGCTCGGCCAGGCCCAGTCCGGAGTCCGCTCCTCGCTGCGCATGCTCGCCGTCATCGAGGACGAGGAGGTCATCGCCCAGGCCCGGGAGGAGGCCACCCGCGTCGTCGCCGAGGACCCCGCGCTGGAACACCTGCCGGGCCTGCGGACCGCGCTGGACGCCCTGCTCGACACCGAGCGCGAGCAGTACCTGGAGAAGGGCTGA
- the rsmD gene encoding 16S rRNA (guanine(966)-N(2))-methyltransferase RsmD has protein sequence MTRVIAGSAGGRRLAVPPGTGTRPTSDRMREGLFSTWESLHGVEGARVLDLYGGSGAVGLESLSRGAAHTLLVEADAKAAKAIRDNIRTLGLPGAEFRAGKAEQIVAARAAGDPYDIVFLDPPYAVDSADLREILLTLRSNGWITGDALVTVERSTRSGAFPWPEGFEPLRSRKYGEGTLWYGRAGFSSEDS, from the coding sequence ATGACCCGCGTGATCGCCGGCAGCGCCGGCGGGCGACGGCTGGCCGTGCCCCCCGGCACCGGCACCCGGCCGACCTCGGACCGGATGCGCGAAGGCCTCTTCTCGACCTGGGAGTCGCTGCACGGCGTCGAAGGCGCCCGGGTGCTCGACCTGTACGGCGGCTCCGGCGCCGTCGGCCTGGAATCGCTCTCCCGGGGCGCGGCCCACACCCTGCTCGTCGAGGCCGACGCCAAGGCCGCCAAGGCGATCCGGGACAACATCCGGACGCTGGGCCTGCCCGGAGCGGAGTTCCGCGCGGGCAAGGCCGAGCAGATCGTGGCGGCCCGGGCCGCGGGCGACCCGTACGACATCGTCTTCCTGGACCCGCCGTACGCGGTGGACAGCGCGGACCTGCGGGAGATCCTCCTCACACTCCGGTCCAATGGCTGGATCACCGGCGATGCGCTCGTCACCGTGGAGCGCAGCACCAGGAGCGGCGCCTTCCCGTGGCCCGAGGGCTTCGAGCCGCTCCGGTCGCGCAAGTACGGCGAGGGCACCCTTTGGTACGGCCGCGCCGGCTTCTCCAGCGAAGACTCATGA